One region of Phragmites australis chromosome 18, lpPhrAust1.1, whole genome shotgun sequence genomic DNA includes:
- the LOC133898262 gene encoding cyclin-D4-2-like produces MAPSCYDVAASMLLCAEDNSSILCLEEVEEAVEVAGSKRGWSPDGDDFGVDFFPPQSEECVADLVEREREHMPRADYGERLRGGGGVLCVRREAIDWIWKVYTYYNFGPLTAYLAVNYLDRFLSRYELPEGKDWMTQLLSVACLSLAAKMEETAVPQSLDLQVGDARYVFEAKTIQRMELLVLSTLNWRMQAVTPFSYLDYFLKKLNGGNAAPRSWLFQSAELILCVARGTGCIEFRPSEIAAAAADAVVGEADVADIEKACSHVDKERVLRCQEAMQCMASSINTMPPKSASGRASSSVPQSPVGVLDAGRCLSYKSDDDAAATVVSHGTCGSASSSVTSKRRKISR; encoded by the exons ATGGCTCCGAGCTGCTACGACGTGGCCGCGTCCATGCTCCTCTGCGCCGAGGACAACAGCAGCATCCTGTGCTTGGAGGAGGtagaggaggcggtggaggtggcgggGAGCAAGAGAGGCTGGTCGCCGGACGGGGACGATTTCGGCGTGGATTTTTTCCCGCCGCAGTCGGAGGAATGCGTGGCCGATCTGGTGGAGAGGGAGCGGGAGCACATGCCGAGGGCGGACTACGGCGAGAGgctgcgcggcggcggcggagttcTCTGCGTCCGTCGGGAGGCTATCGATTGGATTTGGAAG GTTTACACATACTACAACTTTGGTCCTCTTACTGCCTACTTGGCTGTGAACTACCTGGATCGTTTCCTCTCACGGTACGAGCTGCCG GAAGGCAAGGATTGGATGACACAATTGCTCTCAGTGGCGTGTCTTTCCCTTGCCGCCAAGATGGAGGAAACTGCTGTTCCACAATCTCTGGACCTTCAG GTCGGCGACGCACGGTACGTGTTTGAGGCGAAGACGATCCAGAGAATGGAGCTTCTTGTTCTAAGCACCCTCAATTGGAGAATGCAGGCTGTGACCCCTTTCTCCTACTTGGACTACTTCCTAAAGAAGCTCAACGGCGGCAATGCGGCGCCGAGAAGCTGGCTCTTTCAATCGGCAGAGCTTATCTTGTGTGTAGCCAGAG GAACTGGCTGCATAGAGTTTAGACCCTCTgagatcgccgccgccgccgcagacgCCGTGGTTGGAGAAGCGGACGTCGCAGACATTGAAAAGGCCTGCTCCCATGTAGACAAG GAGAGGGTGTTGCGATGCCAGGAAGCGATGCAGTGCATGGCCTCCTCCATCAACACTATGCCACCTAAATCTGCAAGCGGCAGGGCCTCTTCCTCTGTGCCGCAGAGCCCTGTAGGGGTGCTGGACGCTGGGCGCTGCCTGAGCTACAAGAGCGACGACGATGCAGCAGCAACTGTTGTTTCACATGGAACCTGTGGCTCTGCTAGCTCCTCTGTCACCAGCAAGAGGAGAAAGATTAGCAGATGA